CCCACGATGATGAGCGCTCCGCCGACCGCGATGTCTCGGGCCGTGGCGTCATAGGTGGTGCGGTCGGGGGTCTGCACGTAGGCCTTCATGTCGGAGGAGATTCGCGGCGCCTTGCGATGCTCTCGGGGATCGCGCAGCCCCACCTTGCAGTCGCCGAGCAGGAAGTGGGCCACGGCCTTCTTCTGCGCCGCCGTGTCGATGAGGAACTCGAGCCCGACGTCGTGGTGCAGGCCGGACCTCGAGCGGCGGCACCACACCACGGTGGCCACCGGCGCGTCGTCGAGAACGTCGATGTTGACGCGGTGCTTGTCGCCTTCGTGGTGGTTGTCCTTGTAGATCACCACGCGGTCGCCTTTCTTCATGCGGGCTGATGCCTCGACCCGCAGACCCTTGGCGCTCAGGTCGACGGCAAGCATCTGCACCCGCTCGCGCTCGTACAGGCCGATGAGCGACACGCGCTTGCTCACGCGCAGCGCTCCTCGCTTCTCGAGGGCCGCCACCTGCTTGTCGGTGAGGCCCGTTGCCTGCTTG
The sequence above is drawn from the Pseudomonadota bacterium genome and encodes:
- a CDS encoding PilZ domain-containing protein; amino-acid sequence: MGWMEIIERLKQATGLTDKQVAALEKRGALRVSKRVSLIGLYERERVQMLAVDLSAKGLRVEASARMKKGDRVVIYKDNHHEGDKHRVNIDVLDDAPVATVVWCRRSRSGLHHDVGLEFLIDTAAQKKAVAHFLLGDCKVGLRDPREHRKAPRISSDMKAYVQTPDRTTYDATARDIAVGGALIIVGHPIERNTPVNVQVFLPGSKDALQGSGRVVRCTQVEVRKWELGIAFTQVNPDHRDRLVAALSSVLHTRASR